The genomic window TTTAACATAGGCTTTTACTTCAAACTTGTTATTAACCGCTTTACTACAATCCATATCAACATCTAACATCCAGTAATGTTGACCCCAAATATTTAACGGCTCTTCACCATAACCATCATTAGCAACGGTACGCTTTGCTCCCCAACCTGCAGGCCAAGCATTGGTGGTCCAATCAAGCGGAGTTCCTTCAGCGGTGCTACTTTGAGCGGCTTCACTGCCATACCAATCTAAGTAGCTTTCATTGGTTTTCCATGGCGTTGTCGTTGCGCTTTTTAAATTGTTATGGCGAATAGTCATTGCACACTCAAAATTAGTGGTTTGACAATTTCTACCAAGATTATTATTGGCGTAGTTATGATCAATGCCGCCGCGAATAAACATATCTTGACCACTTTGCGTTTGTGCTTGAATAAATATCACCGTACGTTTCAATGTTGCTGGGCCTGTTACGTCACCATTAATTTTTGCGCCTTGATGAATGGCAAATGCATCCCAAACACCTAAATTGGCATTAATACTTCCACCCTTGTTTACTGTAATCGTTTCACCGCTACACGATTTAGCATCAGCAGATAATTGACCTTTTAAAACGTTACAATAAGTACCTGCACTCATTTGTGTATTTAGCGTAGACGTTAAATTAACATCTTCTTTATTAATTGCGACAAAACCCGAACTACCTCGACCAAAAGCAATTTGATTATTGCCATTATCCCACCAGTTTGTGGTGTTCCAGTTATCTGCGGTATTATTTCTAAAGTCGACACCACCAGCAATATATGACCATCGATGCTCACACTTCCAACTACTGCCAAAGCATTCTAGATTACCATTGTTATGGACCGGAACACTTGGAGCACCCGCATCAGTATCCCCCTGAAAATCATAGCTCGACATAACTTTTGGGTAACCATACGGATAAGCCAACATAAATACATTCGCTAAGTCGTATAAACGGCCATCTTCAAAAGTAATCACATTACCACCGCCACCATGACCACGTTGATTATCATGGTTATCGACAAAAACCACCGCGGAACTACTCGGTAAAAATCCCCAAGCTTCACCAAAACTACTCAGTGATGCTAGGCTGCCATTTTTGAAGGTGTTACCTAGCTGTGTGGTATATTTAAATTCAGTTACTAAACCTGTGCTTTGGTATTCACTGGAGGTGATGGGTTCACCGCCTTGATCAATCACTTCCTGAAACACCAAAGGTGAGCCATTAACTTTCGACAATACTCCTTGAATATCGCCTAATGACATGTGCTTAGAGGCGTCAAATCGAAAACCTGTAACACCAATATCTTGCAAGTCGTTTAAATAACCTGCGAGCGTTTCTTGTACATAAGCGGCACCAGTATTGAGGTCAGCTAAGCCCACTAGCTCACAGTTTTGTACTTGCCAACGATTGTTATAATCGGTAATGGCACAAGTATCATGAAAGTCTTGTGGCCCATAATTAGGGAAGCTTTTGTTACCATAATTACTCCCTGCAGTACCTGTACCACTGCCAGATGCCATATGATTTAAAACTGCATCAACATATATTTCTACGCCAACGGCCTTACAACGATTCACCATATCGACAAACTGGGCACGGTTACCGCTTCGACTCTCTATTTTATAGCTTACCGGTTGATATCGAGTCCACCATTGTCCCCCTTGAATATGCTCATTAGGTGGTGACACCTGAACTGCGGCATAACCTTTAGGGCCTAAATAATCTTCACATTCTTGGGCAACATCTTGCCAGCTCCATTCAAAGAGATGAACAAAAGTAGTCGGTTCAGCAGCAGCTTGAGCCTGACAAACAATGCCTAATGCCAGACCTGTTGTTAATAAGGATTTTATTACTTTAGTTTTCATTTTTATTGTTATTCCTAATGTAAAATTAATGTTTATATTTGCTTATTAAATAGCCAAGACAGGTTGCGTTAAATTTAAACAAAGCGCTATATCAAAGAAGATGAATACGTATTCAACCATTTTTTGTAGGTGTTTTACCGAACAAGAAACTATATTGAAATTATGATGACCTAGATGAAGATGAAACGTGTTGACAACGTCGGTAACGGGATCACTGACATTATGGTAAAGAGATCTTGCTCTCTGGTAACAAGACCTTGCGATAATGAATGCTTTTGCCACAGAAATCTGTGGCAAGCTTAGCTATTTATTAATAAAGTTAGCGATCAGCTGAAAAGTTTGCTGACACTCTTCTTCAACCAATGCATCAAGTAACATATAGGCATGCGTTAACCCATCAAACTGATGATGATGATGCACCGCTACCCCAACCGCTTTTAGCGCTTTAGCATAAGCTAAGCCTTCATCTCTTAACGGGTCGCATCCGGCGGTAATAATTAAGGTTTCAGGTAAAGTCTTACTTATTTCACCATACAAAGGTGATGCTGTTTTACGGTTATCACTCGCTTTAAAGTACTGATTAAAGTACCAAGTTATTTTATCTTGCTCAAGTAAAAAACCTGAACCATTCTCAGTAAAAGAAGGCTGCTGGCCGGTGTAATCAACACTTGGGTAAATTAAAATCGGCTTATCGATTCTTAAGCGTTTATCTTGCTGGCACTGCACGGCCTTGCACAAAACTGAGTGTTGGCCCCTCACCTATTAAAGGCGCCAATTTAAACATACT from Colwellia sp. PAMC 20917 includes these protein-coding regions:
- a CDS encoding alpha/beta hydrolase fold domain-containing protein, which codes for MCKAVQCQQDKRLRIDKPILIYPSVDYTGQQPSFTENGSGFLLEQDKITWYFNQYFKASDNRKTASPLYGEISKTLPETLIITAGCDPLRDEGLAYAKALKAVGVAVHHHHQFDGLTHAYMLLDALVEEECQQTFQLIANFINK
- a CDS encoding alpha-amylase, with translation MKTKVIKSLLTTGLALGIVCQAQAAAEPTTFVHLFEWSWQDVAQECEDYLGPKGYAAVQVSPPNEHIQGGQWWTRYQPVSYKIESRSGNRAQFVDMVNRCKAVGVEIYVDAVLNHMASGSGTGTAGSNYGNKSFPNYGPQDFHDTCAITDYNNRWQVQNCELVGLADLNTGAAYVQETLAGYLNDLQDIGVTGFRFDASKHMSLGDIQGVLSKVNGSPLVFQEVIDQGGEPITSSEYQSTGLVTEFKYTTQLGNTFKNGSLASLSSFGEAWGFLPSSSAVVFVDNHDNQRGHGGGGNVITFEDGRLYDLANVFMLAYPYGYPKVMSSYDFQGDTDAGAPSVPVHNNGNLECFGSSWKCEHRWSYIAGGVDFRNNTADNWNTTNWWDNGNNQIAFGRGSSGFVAINKEDVNLTSTLNTQMSAGTYCNVLKGQLSADAKSCSGETITVNKGGSINANLGVWDAFAIHQGAKINGDVTGPATLKRTVIFIQAQTQSGQDMFIRGGIDHNYANNNLGRNCQTTNFECAMTIRHNNLKSATTTPWKTNESYLDWYGSEAAQSSTAEGTPLDWTTNAWPAGWGAKRTVANDGYGEEPLNIWGQHYWMLDVDMDCSKAVNNKFEVKAYVKNGQGWEGDINQANTPYASSNHFAECGKINKFNFNSNAVEIRSF